One genomic segment of Gemmatimonadota bacterium includes these proteins:
- a CDS encoding isoleucine--tRNA ligase — translation MTETRTTERYRQLPSDLTGDALEREVMERWTRDGVFAASQALRADAPAWTFYEGPPTANGKPGIHHVFARTVKDLFCRHRAMLGYHVPRKAGWDTHGLPVEIEVEKQLGISGKQDIERVGVAEFNRRCRESVWTYKGDWEQVSERMGYWLDYADPYVTYSNAYVESVWWALKTLHAKQLLYLGHKILPYCARCGTALSSHEVAQGYEDVEDPSVYVALDLDEGGRMKDEGGGPSSSSLRPSSAVRRRIIVWTTTPWTLVSNVALAVHPELTYVELRKKNVTDWTILLADARAGAVLGNDYTERWDVVATMKGADLVGKRYKRPLDWIAYPAEGNTEVIVGEEFVSAEDGSGVVHMAPAFGADDYAAGKRHDLAFVNPVNARGEFPAEMPLVGGRFVKDADPLIIEELTRRDQLWKAQKFVHSYPHCWRCGTPLLYYARSSWFVRTTAYKDEMLARNAAVDWNPPEVGAGRFGSWLENNIDWAISRDRYWGTPLPVWVNDADPTELEVIGSFAELATKVGAPLPADFDPHKPHIDQYTWPAPSGTGTMRRVSEVIDTWFDSGSMPFAQWGYPHQAGSAEKLARYYPAEFIAEGVDQTRGWFYSLLAIATGLGDALPGQGSARSKAEGGTAAVAAPYRAVVVNDLVLDANGQKMSKSRGNTVDPRAVMERHGADAVRLFLMASSQVWVPRRFDEAVIRETAGRFLVTLRNVYSGIFAQYANFGWSPSAADPAPADRPVLDRWILSRLVSVEAEVDAILTRFDATAAARVLMDFVSEDVANWYVRLSRSRFYETTGADNRAAFATLHEVLVVTCRLLAPFAPFVSDWMHVELTGGSVHLAPFRRQRAEGGWPTADAALEQAMATARTLATLGRAAREAAGIKVRQPLGALTCVAPGVAASWHAMIAPLVAAELNVKQVTFADSAADWVRLEGKANFPVLGKIVGPAMKATKPIVEGLSQAQLRTIEGGGSVEVEVPGHGALMLDATRVAITAKAATALVVQQGDGMSVALDPAVTPALRAEGMAREVVSRVQRLRKESGLAVSDRIRLVIAGPVEVLDALRIHAEWIAGEVLARECRMEAELPSPAWAATVEVELDGPVVHIALSKDS, via the coding sequence GTGACGGAGACCCGCACGACGGAGCGCTACCGCCAGCTGCCGAGCGACCTCACGGGCGACGCCCTTGAGCGCGAGGTGATGGAGCGCTGGACGCGGGACGGCGTCTTCGCGGCGTCGCAGGCGCTGCGCGCCGACGCGCCCGCGTGGACGTTCTACGAGGGGCCGCCGACCGCCAACGGGAAGCCGGGCATCCATCACGTCTTCGCGCGCACGGTGAAGGACCTCTTCTGCCGTCACCGCGCGATGCTCGGGTACCACGTGCCGCGGAAGGCGGGGTGGGACACGCATGGCCTGCCGGTCGAGATCGAGGTCGAGAAGCAGCTCGGGATCTCGGGGAAGCAGGACATCGAGCGCGTCGGCGTGGCGGAGTTCAATCGCCGCTGCCGCGAATCGGTGTGGACGTACAAGGGGGACTGGGAGCAGGTGAGCGAGCGGATGGGCTACTGGCTCGACTACGCCGATCCGTACGTCACCTACAGCAACGCGTACGTCGAGTCGGTGTGGTGGGCGCTCAAGACGCTCCACGCCAAACAGCTGCTTTACCTCGGGCACAAGATCCTGCCGTACTGCGCGCGTTGCGGGACGGCGCTCTCGTCGCACGAGGTCGCGCAGGGGTACGAGGATGTCGAGGATCCGTCGGTCTACGTGGCGCTTGACCTGGATGAAGGCGGAAGGATGAAGGATGAAGGTGGTGGACCTTCCTCCTCGAGCCTTCGGCCTTCGTCCGCCGTTCGTCGCCGCATCATCGTCTGGACCACGACCCCGTGGACCCTCGTCTCCAACGTCGCGCTCGCGGTGCATCCCGAGCTCACCTACGTCGAACTGCGCAAGAAGAACGTGACCGACTGGACGATCCTGCTCGCCGACGCGCGCGCGGGAGCAGTCCTCGGCAACGACTACACCGAGCGTTGGGACGTCGTGGCGACCATGAAGGGCGCGGACCTCGTCGGGAAGCGCTACAAGCGTCCGCTCGACTGGATCGCGTATCCGGCCGAGGGGAACACCGAGGTCATCGTCGGCGAGGAGTTCGTGTCCGCCGAGGACGGTTCGGGCGTCGTGCACATGGCGCCGGCGTTCGGCGCGGACGACTACGCGGCGGGGAAGCGCCACGACCTGGCGTTCGTGAACCCGGTGAACGCGCGCGGCGAGTTCCCCGCGGAGATGCCGCTCGTGGGCGGCCGCTTCGTGAAGGATGCCGATCCGCTCATCATCGAGGAGCTGACGCGGCGCGACCAGCTCTGGAAGGCGCAGAAGTTCGTGCACAGCTATCCGCACTGCTGGCGGTGCGGCACGCCGTTGCTGTACTACGCCCGCTCGTCCTGGTTCGTGCGCACGACCGCGTACAAGGACGAGATGCTGGCGCGCAACGCGGCGGTGGACTGGAACCCGCCGGAGGTGGGGGCGGGACGCTTCGGGTCGTGGCTGGAGAACAACATCGACTGGGCGATCTCGCGCGACCGGTATTGGGGCACGCCGCTGCCGGTCTGGGTCAACGACGCGGATCCGACCGAGCTCGAGGTCATCGGGTCGTTCGCGGAGCTCGCGACCAAGGTGGGCGCGCCGCTGCCCGCGGATTTCGACCCGCACAAGCCGCACATCGACCAGTACACCTGGCCCGCGCCGAGCGGGACGGGGACGATGCGCCGCGTGAGCGAGGTGATCGACACCTGGTTCGACTCGGGCTCGATGCCGTTCGCGCAGTGGGGCTATCCGCATCAGGCGGGGAGCGCCGAGAAGCTCGCGCGCTACTATCCCGCGGAGTTCATCGCCGAGGGCGTGGACCAGACACGCGGATGGTTCTATTCGCTGCTCGCGATCGCGACCGGGTTGGGCGATGCGCTGCCGGGTCAGGGGAGTGCACGGTCGAAGGCGGAAGGGGGCACGGCGGCCGTCGCGGCACCCTATCGTGCGGTCGTGGTCAACGACCTCGTGCTCGACGCGAACGGGCAGAAGATGTCCAAGTCGCGCGGCAACACGGTCGATCCGCGCGCGGTGATGGAACGGCATGGCGCCGATGCGGTGCGGCTCTTCCTCATGGCGAGCTCGCAGGTGTGGGTGCCGCGGCGGTTCGACGAGGCGGTGATCCGCGAGACGGCGGGACGGTTCCTCGTCACGTTGCGGAACGTCTACTCGGGGATCTTCGCGCAGTATGCGAACTTCGGGTGGTCGCCGAGCGCGGCCGACCCGGCGCCGGCGGATCGCCCGGTGCTCGACCGCTGGATCCTGTCGCGGCTCGTGTCGGTGGAGGCCGAGGTCGATGCGATCCTCACGCGCTTCGACGCCACGGCGGCGGCGCGCGTGCTCATGGACTTCGTGAGCGAGGACGTCGCCAACTGGTACGTGCGGCTCTCGCGGTCGCGCTTCTACGAGACGACGGGCGCGGACAACCGCGCGGCCTTCGCGACGTTGCACGAGGTGCTGGTCGTCACCTGCCGCCTGCTCGCACCCTTCGCGCCCTTCGTGAGCGACTGGATGCACGTCGAGCTCACCGGCGGGTCGGTGCATCTGGCGCCGTTCCGGCGCCAGCGGGCGGAGGGCGGCTGGCCGACGGCCGATGCGGCGTTGGAGCAGGCGATGGCGACCGCGCGCACGCTCGCGACCCTCGGGCGCGCGGCGCGTGAGGCGGCGGGCATCAAGGTGCGGCAGCCGCTCGGTGCCCTCACCTGTGTCGCGCCGGGGGTGGCCGCGTCGTGGCACGCGATGATCGCCCCGCTCGTCGCCGCCGAGCTCAATGTGAAGCAGGTGACCTTCGCCGACAGCGCCGCGGACTGGGTGCGGCTCGAGGGGAAGGCGAACTTCCCCGTGCTCGGCAAGATCGTCGGACCGGCGATGAAGGCCACCAAGCCGATCGTCGAGGGGCTCTCGCAGGCGCAGCTGCGCACGATCGAGGGCGGCGGCTCCGTCGAGGTGGAGGTGCCGGGCCATGGCGCGCTGATGCTCGATGCGACCCGCGTCGCGATCACCGCGAAGGCGGCGACGGCGCTGGTGGTGCAGCAGGGCGACGGGATGTCCGTCGCGCTCGACCCGGCGGTGACGCCGGCGCTCCGCGCCGAAGGGATGGCGCGCGAGGTGGTGAGCCGCGTGCAGCGCCTCCGCAAGGAGAGCGGGCTCGCGGTGAGTGACCGGATCCGGTTGGTGATCGCCGGCCCGGTGGAGGTGCTCGACGCGCTGCGCATCCACGCGGAGTGGATCGCAGGCGAGGTGCTGGCTCGGGAGTGCCGCATGGAGGCGGAGCTCCCATCCCCCGCGTGGGCCGCGACCGTCGAGGTGGAGCTCGACGGGCCCGTGGTCCACATCGCCCTTTCCAAGGACAGTTGA
- a CDS encoding TraR/DksA C4-type zinc finger protein — translation MPSTPTPGGEKKFKPFPKKQIQYFEKRLMEERRRVLKELGHYDETFGNTPQGADGDLSAYSFHMADQGTDAMEREKAFLFASKEGRFLWHVDQALRRLYRHPEEFGKCHNCGGEVGFDRLDALPHARYCIECKQREEDGKK, via the coding sequence ATGCCGTCGACCCCGACGCCCGGTGGCGAGAAGAAGTTCAAGCCCTTCCCGAAGAAGCAGATCCAGTACTTCGAGAAGCGGCTGATGGAGGAGCGGCGGCGCGTGCTGAAGGAGCTCGGGCACTACGACGAGACCTTCGGGAACACCCCGCAGGGCGCCGACGGCGACCTGAGCGCGTACTCGTTCCACATGGCCGACCAGGGCACCGACGCGATGGAGCGCGAGAAGGCGTTCCTCTTCGCGAGCAAGGAAGGGCGCTTCCTGTGGCACGTCGACCAGGCGCTCCGGCGGCTCTATCGGCACCCGGAGGAGTTCGGGAAGTGCCACAACTGCGGCGGCGAGGTCGGGTTCGACCGCCTCGACGCGCTCCCGCACGCGCGGTACTGCATCGAGTGCAAGCAGCGTGAGGAAGATGGAAAGAAGTGA
- the lspA gene encoding signal peptidase II: protein MAPSRFAGIAAVIVLVDQFTKMLAVDRLTPAYVPHPVLGEWVRLTLVYNPGAAFGLHLGPWSRWIFLALTVGALVVMWRLFRTGPAGAPWRTWALALVSGGAAGNLVDRIHSPRGVVDFLDVGVGATRWPTFNVADVAVSTGAILLAIVLWHEDERPATSAPAHEPPA from the coding sequence ATGGCGCCGTCGCGATTCGCAGGCATCGCGGCGGTGATCGTCCTCGTGGACCAGTTCACGAAGATGCTCGCGGTGGACCGGCTCACGCCGGCCTACGTGCCGCACCCGGTGCTCGGGGAGTGGGTGCGACTCACGCTCGTCTACAACCCGGGCGCGGCCTTCGGCCTCCATCTGGGGCCCTGGTCGCGCTGGATCTTCCTCGCGCTGACCGTCGGCGCGCTCGTCGTCATGTGGCGGCTCTTCCGGACCGGACCGGCGGGGGCGCCGTGGCGCACCTGGGCGCTCGCACTCGTGAGCGGCGGTGCCGCGGGCAACCTCGTCGATCGCATCCACTCGCCGCGGGGCGTGGTCGACTTCCTCGACGTCGGCGTCGGGGCGACGCGCTGGCCGACGTTCAACGTCGCCGACGTCGCGGTGAGCACGGGGGCGATCCTCCTCGCCATCGTGCTCTGGCACGAGGACGAGCGGCCGGCGACCAGCGCGCCCGCGCACGAGCCGCCCGCGTGA
- a CDS encoding RluA family pseudouridine synthase, with protein sequence MTGPLGPGAHTFPTDDVAGERLDLAVARLTGLSRTQAATLIATGKVTVSGRTERASFRCEPDETLSVTITPPPGREIVAERIDVRIAYEDEEIVVVDKPAGMVVHPAPGNWTGTLVNALMGRGQGLAAGGGPERAGLVHRLDKETSGLLIVAKTDRAHRTLSAALAARRITRRYACLAWGHLDQDRISVDKPLGRDPNDRTRVAVRPEGRTARTDFERLARFDSADLLRAHLHTGRTHQIRVHLASIGHPVVGDDTYGGGGGRRLVGLPPKRHFLHAAWLVFTHPVSGVLMDLRSPLPDDLKRSLATAAGEPDWFAHPDPLEYLGFYRANG encoded by the coding sequence GTGACCGGGCCGCTCGGTCCCGGCGCGCACACCTTCCCGACCGACGACGTCGCCGGCGAGCGGCTCGACCTCGCGGTCGCGCGGCTCACCGGCCTCTCGCGCACGCAGGCGGCGACGCTCATCGCCACCGGCAAGGTCACCGTCAGCGGCCGCACCGAGCGCGCGAGCTTCCGCTGCGAGCCGGACGAGACCTTGTCGGTCACCATCACGCCGCCGCCCGGGCGCGAGATCGTCGCGGAGCGGATCGACGTGCGCATCGCGTACGAGGACGAGGAGATCGTCGTCGTCGACAAGCCCGCGGGGATGGTGGTGCACCCCGCGCCGGGGAACTGGACGGGGACGCTCGTGAACGCGCTCATGGGGCGCGGCCAGGGGCTCGCGGCCGGCGGCGGTCCCGAGCGCGCCGGACTCGTGCACCGGCTCGACAAGGAGACGTCGGGACTCCTCATCGTGGCCAAGACCGACCGGGCGCACCGCACGCTGAGCGCCGCGCTCGCCGCCCGGCGGATCACCCGACGGTACGCCTGTCTCGCGTGGGGGCACCTCGACCAGGATCGTATCTCCGTCGACAAGCCGCTCGGGCGCGACCCGAACGACCGCACGCGGGTGGCGGTCCGGCCCGAAGGACGGACGGCGCGGACCGATTTCGAGCGTCTGGCGCGCTTCGACTCCGCCGACCTCCTCCGGGCCCACCTGCACACCGGCCGCACCCACCAGATCCGCGTCCACCTGGCCTCGATCGGGCATCCGGTCGTGGGTGACGACACTTACGGGGGAGGGGGCGGCCGCCGGCTCGTCGGGCTCCCGCCCAAGCGGCATTTCCTTCATGCCGCCTGGCTCGTCTTTACTCACCCGGTGTCGGGGGTCCTCATGGACCTTCGCTCGCCGCTGCCTGACGACCTCAAGCGATCGCTCGCGACCGCGGCGGGTGAGCCCGATTGGTTTGCCCACCCAGATCCACTGGAGTACCTTGGCTTCTATAGAGCGAACGGGTGA
- a CDS encoding chemotaxis protein CheW has translation MASIERTGESAAPRYLVVEAGGQRFAWELAAIREIVPARAVTRLPGSPEWVLGLLNLRGTVLTVVDLATRLGLRAGDAASIVVLDVEARTLGARVDRVRVVANAEEATVEPVEAARAADGLVMGMVRLADGPAALVDAAELCRTVLATA, from the coding sequence TTGGCTTCTATAGAGCGAACGGGTGAGAGTGCGGCACCCCGGTACCTCGTCGTCGAGGCCGGGGGGCAGCGTTTCGCCTGGGAGCTCGCGGCCATCCGGGAGATCGTGCCCGCTCGTGCGGTCACCCGCCTGCCGGGGTCGCCGGAGTGGGTGCTGGGGCTGCTCAACCTGCGCGGGACAGTGCTGACGGTCGTCGACCTGGCGACGCGGCTCGGGCTCCGCGCGGGAGATGCGGCGTCGATAGTCGTCCTAGACGTGGAGGCGCGGACGCTCGGGGCACGGGTGGACCGCGTCCGCGTGGTGGCCAACGCCGAGGAGGCGACGGTCGAACCGGTGGAGGCCGCGCGTGCGGCCGATGGGCTGGTGATGGGGATGGTGCGGCTGGCAGACGGTCCGGCGGCGCTGGTCGATGCCGCGGAACTCTGCCGGACGGTGCTCGCGACGGCGTGA
- a CDS encoding response regulator, with protein MAPTVLICDDAIFMRTMVGDILQQAGFEIVGEAETGSQAVDKYKQLRPDLVTMDIVMPDMGGIDAVREITRFDPNAKVLMCSAMGQQSLVVEAIQAGAKDFVVKPFQPSRVLEAVQRVLG; from the coding sequence GTGGCTCCGACGGTTCTGATCTGTGATGACGCGATCTTCATGCGCACGATGGTCGGCGACATCCTGCAGCAGGCGGGATTCGAGATCGTCGGCGAGGCCGAGACCGGCTCGCAGGCGGTGGACAAGTACAAGCAGCTGCGACCGGACCTCGTGACGATGGACATCGTCATGCCGGACATGGGCGGCATCGACGCGGTGCGCGAGATCACGCGCTTCGACCCGAACGCGAAGGTGCTGATGTGCAGCGCGATGGGGCAGCAGAGCCTCGTCGTCGAGGCGATCCAGGCCGGGGCGAAGGACTTCGTCGTGAAGCCCTTCCAGCCGAGCCGGGTGCTGGAGGCGGTGCAACGCGTCCTCGGCTGA
- a CDS encoding chemotaxis protein CheA, translating to MDRSRYADLFRTESRDQLSAINGALLSLEQGEAAREPVDAIFRGVHTIKGMSATMGYTGVAEFSHELESLLDKVRSGEQMLSTELMDTFFAAADALEDGIEQAQEDAPMTPAMHKVIERLHDLAGGRSTSEFRVFRKSDVFRVTSEFQVPGIAPEPVTPPLAPGTAPEATTSDAEADAARQTVVVRVGQASSALLPGVRGFMVVQRLRALGEVTACEPAVEVLQAATVPQRITVTLRTAADSSALEQAVRGAGDVESVTIERRATPAAVPVIPVPPPLPGAGAPLARRASDQGAAFGRRASDVLADELLTTAERASPVQRTRHVRIELSRLDTLLNLIGELVIVRGRLQALVRGLPEPALHEAVTDASRLVTELQTEIMTSRLVPVGQIFDRFPRLVRDLARQLGKEIAFVVEGKEIELDRSVLDELGEPVVHLLRNAIDHGLEAPETREAQGKPRGGMLTLAAARDRSAVLITVRDDGKGIDRARVLQRALELGLVEAGTSRLDDAALMMCIAHPGFSTKEQVTEVSGRGVGIDAVQSRVRALGGSLGIETEPGKGTSVTIRLPVTLAIVRALLARVGDERYALPLTHVRETMERRPTTITQVQGKEVFVLRDEVLPILRLRDVVQLSGAGAGLEEIVVIERGDRRAGLVVDELTGQEDIVVKSFDAVRDGASLFSGATILADGAPALIVDVGSLL from the coding sequence GTGGATCGCTCCCGCTACGCCGACCTCTTCCGCACCGAGAGCCGTGACCAGCTCTCGGCGATCAACGGCGCCCTGCTCTCGCTCGAGCAGGGTGAGGCGGCGCGCGAGCCGGTGGACGCGATCTTCCGCGGCGTGCACACGATCAAGGGGATGAGCGCGACGATGGGCTACACGGGCGTCGCGGAGTTCTCGCATGAGCTCGAGTCGCTGCTCGACAAGGTGCGCTCGGGCGAGCAGATGCTCTCCACGGAGCTCATGGACACCTTCTTCGCCGCCGCCGATGCCCTCGAGGACGGGATCGAGCAGGCGCAGGAGGACGCGCCGATGACGCCGGCGATGCACAAGGTCATCGAGCGCCTGCACGATCTCGCCGGCGGGCGTTCGACGTCGGAGTTCCGTGTTTTCCGCAAGAGCGACGTGTTCCGCGTGACGTCCGAGTTCCAGGTGCCGGGCATCGCGCCGGAGCCCGTGACGCCCCCGCTCGCGCCGGGCACCGCACCCGAGGCGACGACGAGCGATGCCGAGGCGGATGCGGCGCGGCAGACGGTCGTGGTGCGCGTCGGACAGGCGAGCAGTGCGCTGCTGCCCGGCGTGCGCGGCTTCATGGTCGTGCAGCGCCTGCGCGCGCTCGGCGAGGTGACCGCCTGCGAGCCCGCGGTCGAGGTGTTGCAGGCGGCCACGGTGCCGCAGCGCATCACGGTCACGCTGCGGACCGCGGCGGACAGCTCGGCGCTGGAGCAGGCGGTGCGCGGCGCGGGCGACGTGGAGTCGGTGACCATCGAGCGGCGCGCGACGCCGGCCGCCGTGCCGGTGATCCCGGTGCCGCCGCCGCTGCCGGGAGCGGGCGCGCCGCTGGCGCGCCGCGCGTCGGACCAGGGGGCCGCGTTCGGGCGCCGCGCGAGCGACGTGCTCGCCGACGAGCTGCTCACGACGGCCGAACGGGCGTCGCCGGTGCAGCGGACGCGCCATGTGCGCATCGAGCTCTCGCGCCTCGACACGCTCCTGAACCTCATCGGCGAGCTCGTGATCGTGCGCGGACGCTTGCAGGCCCTCGTGCGCGGCCTGCCCGAACCGGCGCTGCACGAGGCGGTCACCGATGCCTCGCGCCTCGTGACCGAGCTGCAGACGGAGATCATGACGAGCCGCCTCGTGCCGGTGGGGCAGATCTTCGACCGCTTCCCGCGGCTCGTGCGCGACCTGGCGCGGCAGCTCGGCAAGGAGATCGCCTTCGTCGTCGAGGGCAAGGAGATCGAGCTCGACCGCTCGGTGCTCGACGAGCTCGGCGAGCCGGTGGTGCACCTGCTCCGCAATGCGATCGACCATGGGCTCGAGGCCCCGGAGACGCGCGAGGCGCAGGGCAAGCCGCGGGGCGGCATGCTCACGCTCGCCGCGGCGCGTGACCGGTCAGCGGTGCTCATCACGGTGCGCGACGACGGCAAGGGGATCGACCGCGCGCGCGTGCTGCAGCGGGCGCTCGAGCTCGGGCTCGTCGAGGCCGGCACGTCGCGGCTGGACGATGCGGCGCTCATGATGTGCATCGCGCACCCGGGCTTCTCGACGAAGGAGCAGGTGACCGAGGTCTCGGGGCGCGGCGTGGGGATCGACGCGGTGCAGAGCCGCGTGCGCGCGCTCGGCGGGTCGCTCGGCATCGAGACCGAGCCGGGGAAGGGGACGTCGGTGACGATCCGGCTGCCGGTGACGCTGGCGATCGTGCGGGCGTTGCTCGCGCGCGTGGGGGACGAGCGCTACGCGCTGCCGCTCACGCATGTGCGCGAGACGATGGAGCGTCGCCCGACGACGATCACGCAGGTGCAGGGGAAGGAGGTCTTCGTGCTGCGGGACGAGGTGCTCCCGATCCTCCGCCTGCGCGACGTGGTGCAGCTGTCGGGCGCGGGGGCGGGGCTGGAGGAGATCGTGGTGATCGAGCGCGGCGACCGCCGGGCCGGTCTCGTGGTGGATGAGCTCACCGGACAGGAGGACATCGTGGTGAAGTCGTTCGACGCGGTGCGTGATGGCGCCTCGCTCTTCAGCGGCGCGACGATCCTGGCGGATGGCGCACCGGCACTCATCGTGGACGTGGGGAGCCTCCTGTGA
- a CDS encoding chemotaxis protein CheC, with protein sequence MTTPTGEDLRALTPRQLDALREVANMGAGHAATALSTMTGQQIMISVPRLTVAALDEIPNQIAAPEEPVAAVLMRMEGDLTGLTLLVFPHPIALRVAGLMMRKTVTALGAIEESAIREAGNILSAAYLNALADFMGMTLLPSPPSLAVDMSDAVLSSTYVESAQGATHLMCVESEFHLQEAQERLRGFFLLLPDPASLRRILQTIRVA encoded by the coding sequence GTGACCACGCCGACCGGGGAGGACCTCCGCGCGCTCACGCCGCGCCAGCTCGACGCGCTGCGCGAGGTGGCGAACATGGGCGCCGGCCACGCGGCCACCGCGCTCTCGACGATGACCGGCCAGCAGATCATGATCAGCGTGCCGCGCCTCACGGTGGCGGCGCTCGACGAGATCCCGAACCAGATCGCCGCGCCGGAGGAGCCGGTGGCGGCGGTGCTGATGCGCATGGAAGGGGACCTCACGGGCCTCACGCTGCTCGTCTTCCCGCACCCCATCGCGCTCCGCGTGGCGGGGCTCATGATGCGGAAGACGGTCACCGCCCTCGGCGCCATCGAGGAGTCGGCGATTCGCGAGGCGGGGAACATCCTCAGCGCCGCCTACCTCAACGCCCTCGCCGACTTCATGGGGATGACGCTCCTCCCGTCGCCGCCGAGCCTCGCGGTGGACATGAGCGATGCGGTGCTCTCGTCGACGTACGTCGAGAGCGCGCAGGGCGCGACGCACCTCATGTGCGTGGAGAGCGAGTTCCACCTGCAGGAGGCGCAGGAGCGCCTCCGCGGGTTCTTCCTGCTCCTCCCCGACCCGGCGAGCCTGCGCCGCATCCTCCAGACCATCCGGGTCGCGTGA